Proteins from a genomic interval of Candidatus Methylomirabilota bacterium:
- a CDS encoding pyridoxine 5'-phosphate synthase has translation MVTLCVNVDHIATIRQARRGEEPDPVQAALIAELAGASGITVHLREDRRHIQDRDVELLRRLVKTKLNLEMAVTEEMLRIALAIKPEMTTLVPERREELTTEGGLDVDGRGDEIGQAVRRLREGGIIVSLFIDPEHSQVSAAARAGADFVELHTGSYAEARGHKAQQAELTRLIQSATAGRELGLRVNAGHGLDYRNVGSIAAIPEVEELSIGHSIMAKAILVGLERAVREMLSAMDTDRARDGDGDRHRN, from the coding sequence ATGGTGACGTTATGTGTGAACGTCGATCATATCGCGACGATCAGGCAGGCAAGACGGGGTGAGGAGCCTGATCCGGTGCAGGCGGCGCTCATTGCGGAGCTGGCCGGCGCGTCCGGAATCACCGTGCACCTGCGCGAGGACCGGCGACATATCCAGGATCGGGATGTCGAACTCCTCCGGCGGCTGGTCAAGACCAAGCTGAACCTGGAGATGGCCGTCACGGAAGAGATGCTTCGGATCGCTCTGGCGATCAAGCCCGAGATGACGACGCTTGTCCCGGAGCGGCGTGAGGAGTTGACCACCGAAGGGGGACTGGACGTTGACGGGCGCGGCGACGAGATAGGTCAGGCCGTGCGCCGCTTGCGAGAGGGCGGTATCATCGTCAGCCTCTTCATCGACCCGGAACACAGCCAGGTATCGGCCGCTGCGCGCGCCGGCGCCGACTTCGTCGAGCTTCATACCGGATCGTATGCGGAGGCGAGGGGACACAAGGCCCAGCAGGCTGAGTTAACCCGCCTCATTCAGTCGGCGACAGCGGGAAGGGAGTTGGGCCTTCGGGTGAATGCCGGGCATGGCTTAGACTATCGCAATGTCGGTTCCATAGCAGCGATCCCGGAGGTGGAGGAGTTGAGTATCGGGCACAGTATTATGGCCAAAGCCATACTTGTAGGTCTGGAGCGGGCGGTCCGCGAAATGCTGTCAGCGATGGATACTGACCGTGCGAGGGACGGCGATGGTGATAGGCATCGGAATTGA
- a CDS encoding phosphoglucosamine mutase yields the protein MRKLFGTDGIRGVANREPMTPETMVKVGRAAAHLLRGSAERPTIVIGKDTRLTGYMLETALTSGITSMGVDVLLVGPLPTPGIAFITRSLRADAGIVISASHNPYEDNGIKFFSHDGLKLPDGMEQRIEELIRNGEIDGIRSAPSEIGKAYRVGDAVGRYIEFVKNTLPKGTTLKGMRVVVDCANGAAYKVSPAVLQELNAEVVSLNVQPDGTNINKACGSLYPEELRQAVVTHKAHLGFAHDGDADRVLCVDAQGELVDGDHILALCALNLKREGRLREDTIVATVMSNIGLDLAMQEAGITVVRTAVGDRYVLEEMLAKRYVLGGEQSGHIIFLDHHTTGDGIVTALQVLATMQRSGKPLSELKACMTSYPQVLINAPVRRRTAIEELPRVQETIRSAEADMGGRGRILVRLSGTEPVARVMVEGEEPTKIERVAREIALVIEKELG from the coding sequence GTGCGAAAACTATTCGGCACCGATGGGATTCGGGGTGTGGCCAACAGAGAGCCGATGACCCCGGAGACCATGGTGAAAGTGGGTCGGGCAGCCGCCCATCTTCTGAGGGGATCGGCTGAACGGCCCACGATTGTCATCGGGAAGGACACACGTCTGACCGGCTACATGCTGGAGACGGCGCTGACCTCCGGCATCACCTCGATGGGTGTGGATGTGTTGTTGGTTGGCCCGCTCCCAACGCCGGGGATCGCGTTTATCACCCGAAGCCTTCGAGCCGACGCCGGGATAGTAATCTCGGCCTCCCATAATCCGTACGAGGATAACGGCATCAAGTTCTTTTCGCACGATGGCCTGAAGCTCCCCGATGGAATGGAGCAGCGGATTGAAGAGCTGATCCGTAATGGAGAGATTGACGGAATCAGGTCGGCCCCCAGTGAGATCGGCAAAGCGTACCGTGTAGGCGATGCGGTCGGCCGCTATATCGAATTTGTGAAAAACACCCTCCCTAAGGGAACGACGCTGAAAGGGATGCGGGTCGTGGTTGATTGCGCCAACGGCGCGGCCTACAAGGTGTCGCCGGCGGTCCTTCAGGAGTTGAACGCCGAGGTTGTGTCGCTAAACGTCCAGCCCGACGGAACCAATATCAATAAAGCGTGCGGCTCGCTGTATCCGGAAGAGCTGCGGCAGGCGGTCGTAACACATAAGGCCCACCTTGGGTTTGCCCATGACGGGGACGCAGACCGGGTCCTGTGCGTGGACGCACAGGGTGAGCTGGTGGATGGCGATCATATTCTCGCACTCTGTGCCCTCAACCTGAAGCGAGAAGGCCGTCTGCGCGAAGACACGATTGTCGCGACTGTGATGAGCAACATCGGCTTGGATCTTGCGATGCAGGAGGCGGGAATCACGGTCGTTCGAACCGCGGTAGGCGATCGATATGTCCTGGAGGAGATGCTGGCGAAGCGATACGTGCTGGGGGGCGAGCAGTCCGGGCATATCATCTTCCTGGACCACCATACTACCGGAGACGGGATCGTAACCGCCCTGCAGGTGCTGGCAACCATGCAGAGAAGTGGGAAGCCGCTTTCGGAGCTCAAAGCATGCATGACCTCGTACCCTCAGGTGTTGATCAATGCACCCGTCCGACGCCGAACCGCCATTGAGGAGTTGCCACGGGTACAGGAGACGATTCGATCGGCGGAGGCGGATATGGGAGGCAGAGGACGGATCCTGGTTCGTTTGTCCGGTACCGAGCCGGTAGCCCGTGTGATGGTGGAAGGCGAGGAACCGACTAAAATCGAGCGGGTGGCTCGAGAGATTGCGCTGGTAATCGAGAAAGAACTAGGCTAA
- a CDS encoding YbbR-like domain-containing protein, which translates to MAVKPDQVDVPRGVEVVQISPRWVRLVLESVAERVVRVAARVEGNPAAGYYLKRASTHPDHVRLVGPRSEVNRLEKVYTSTISIEGRSHDFGAMTSLEPMGKLIKVEGPALVQVSVEIRTNPKPSSS; encoded by the coding sequence GTGGCTGTGAAGCCCGACCAGGTTGACGTCCCTCGTGGAGTAGAGGTCGTCCAGATCTCGCCGAGGTGGGTTCGTCTGGTCCTGGAATCCGTGGCAGAGCGGGTAGTGCGGGTCGCAGCCCGCGTGGAGGGGAACCCGGCTGCCGGGTACTATCTCAAGCGGGCCTCGACGCACCCTGATCATGTCCGGCTGGTCGGACCGCGGAGCGAGGTGAATCGTCTGGAGAAGGTCTATACCTCAACTATCAGTATTGAGGGGCGGTCTCATGACTTTGGCGCCATGACCTCTCTTGAACCTATGGGGAAGCTGATCAAAGTGGAAGGACCGGCCCTCGTCCAAGTCTCCGTTGAGATCAGGACGAATCCCAAGCCTTCGTCTTCATAA
- the cdaA gene encoding diadenylate cyclase CdaA — protein sequence MWSTIIQFGWIDAVDVLIVAFVAYQLLLMFKGTRALQMILGLALVYLASRIALKGGLLTVNWVLQNSLGVWFLMIIVLFQPELRRALATFGLRSRLLRTFVKREEAYMIDEIVRSATSLASKKTGAIIVLERETKLSDYVDSGVSLDARVSRRLLESIFYPGSPLHDGAVVIQGGRVAAASCLLPLTLTSDVNEELGTRHRAAIGLTEETDALVVVVSEEKGSVSLVQAGAISEGLDAQRLRRQLVELLGPPRSGGPGAKSREVTASSAVGG from the coding sequence ATGTGGTCCACAATTATTCAGTTCGGGTGGATTGACGCCGTCGATGTGTTGATCGTGGCGTTCGTAGCCTATCAGCTCCTCCTGATGTTCAAAGGCACCCGGGCGCTGCAAATGATTCTGGGCCTCGCGCTTGTCTACCTGGCATCACGAATTGCCTTGAAGGGTGGTTTGCTGACCGTGAACTGGGTCCTGCAGAACTCGCTGGGTGTCTGGTTTCTGATGATCATTGTTCTTTTTCAGCCGGAACTCCGGCGAGCCCTGGCTACCTTCGGCCTTCGATCCCGTCTGCTTCGCACCTTTGTCAAGCGCGAAGAGGCATACATGATTGATGAGATTGTCCGATCGGCAACGTCCTTAGCCTCGAAAAAGACCGGCGCGATTATTGTCCTGGAGCGAGAGACAAAGCTCTCCGACTACGTCGATTCCGGCGTGTCTCTTGACGCGCGCGTGTCGCGGCGGTTATTGGAATCGATTTTTTATCCAGGTTCGCCGCTCCACGATGGGGCGGTCGTCATCCAGGGCGGGCGTGTAGCGGCCGCCTCCTGCCTGCTGCCTTTAACGCTGACCAGCGACGTCAACGAGGAACTCGGGACGCGTCATCGCGCAGCCATAGGGTTGACAGAGGAAACAGACGCGCTTGTCGTCGTCGTCTCGGAAGAGAAGGGCAGCGTGTCTTTAGTTCAGGCAGGCGCCATCAGCGAGGGTCTTGATGCTCAGCGGTTGCGGCGTCAACTCGTGGAGCTGTTGGGGCCGCCTCGTAGCGGCGGTCCCGGCGCGAAGTCCAGGGAAGTTACCGCATCATCAGCAGTCGGCGGTTAG
- the folP gene encoding dihydropteroate synthase has protein sequence MSDDRPASFRCRDHLLNIQEKTWIVGVLNITPDSFSDGGRFLDRGAATDQAMRLVEEGADILELGGESTRPGAVPVPVDEELRRIIPALRDLRPKLTIPVAVDTYKPEVARVVLEEGADIINDVYGVRGEGRLAAVVAEKRAGLIIMHMHGAPQDMQIEPRYNDVVAEVLGFLADRVAFAEQMGVDPQSIVVDPGLGFGKRGRDNLTLLRRLTEFHRLGKPIMIGPSRKSLVGEVLNLPVEQRQHGTAACIAAAVLQGTTFVRVHDVRSCAHLVRMLDAIRRA, from the coding sequence GTGAGTGATGACAGACCTGCGAGCTTCCGATGCAGGGACCATCTGCTGAATATCCAGGAAAAGACCTGGATTGTAGGGGTATTAAATATTACTCCGGATTCCTTCTCCGATGGCGGTCGCTTCCTGGATCGCGGAGCGGCCACCGATCAGGCCATGCGGCTGGTGGAGGAGGGAGCCGATATCCTGGAGCTGGGTGGTGAGTCAACCCGTCCGGGTGCCGTCCCTGTCCCTGTAGACGAGGAACTTCGCCGAATCATTCCGGCGCTACGCGACCTGCGGCCCAAGCTTACGATTCCGGTAGCGGTAGACACCTACAAACCGGAGGTAGCAAGGGTGGTCCTGGAGGAGGGGGCGGATATCATTAACGACGTCTATGGCGTTCGGGGAGAGGGACGCCTGGCAGCGGTGGTGGCTGAGAAACGCGCCGGCCTGATCATCATGCACATGCACGGGGCCCCTCAGGATATGCAGATCGAACCCCGCTACAACGATGTCGTGGCCGAGGTCCTGGGCTTTCTGGCGGATCGCGTCGCCTTCGCTGAACAGATGGGCGTTGACCCGCAGTCAATCGTGGTCGATCCCGGACTGGGCTTCGGGAAGCGGGGACGAGACAACCTCACCCTGCTCCGGCGTCTGACGGAGTTTCATCGTCTCGGCAAGCCGATCATGATCGGTCCATCCCGCAAGTCGCTGGTCGGGGAGGTGCTGAATCTGCCGGTTGAGCAGCGCCAACATGGCACGGCGGCGTGCATTGCGGCAGCGGTGCTGCAGGGCACGACCTTTGTCAGGGTTCACGATGTGCGGTCCTGTGCGCATCTGGTCAGGATGCTGGACGCCATCAGGAGGGCCTAG
- the ftsH gene encoding ATP-dependent zinc metalloprotease FtsH: MSPFFKNLALWLVIGLIMVLVFNIFSQNQPQEKEMIFSDFMAKVTKGEVAEVIVKGADIKGKLTSGEIFRTYAADDKDMISELRQKGVRIIAKPIDGNPWYVNMLLSWLPMLLFIGVWIFFMRQMQGGGVKALSFGKSRARLLSDKQNKVTFADVAGADEAKEELREIIEFLKDPPKFQKLGGRIPKGVLLMGPPGTGKTLLARAIAGEANAPFFSISGSDFVEMFVGVGASRVRDLFEQGKKHAPCIIFMDEIDAVGRHRGAGLGGGHDEREQTLNQLLVEMDGFESNDGVILVAATNRPDVLDPALLRPGRFDRQVVVARPDLKGREGILRVHTKKIPIDADVNLTLLARGTPGFSGADLANLVNEAALLAARQNKKTVCMIDFENSKDKVLMGVERRSIVISEEERKVTAYHEAGHTLVAKVLPGTDPIHKVTIIPRGRALGMTQQLPVDEKHNYAKEYLLNEIAIMMGGRVAEELVIGQITTGAGNDIERATDLARKMVCEWGMSERLGPLTFGKREEMIFLGREIAQHQDYSEHTAVEIDREVKQIVITNYEKAKTLIIERIGILHALAKALLETEALDGFQIDAIVNGAAAPAQARV; encoded by the coding sequence TTGAGCCCGTTTTTTAAGAATCTGGCGCTGTGGCTTGTGATCGGACTCATTATGGTGCTGGTCTTCAATATTTTCAGCCAGAATCAGCCACAGGAAAAGGAGATGATTTTCAGCGACTTCATGGCCAAAGTCACCAAAGGCGAGGTTGCCGAGGTCATTGTGAAGGGTGCGGATATCAAGGGCAAGCTCACCAGCGGTGAAATCTTCAGGACGTATGCCGCTGATGACAAGGATATGATTTCAGAGTTGCGGCAGAAAGGGGTTCGGATTATCGCGAAACCAATTGACGGGAATCCCTGGTATGTCAACATGCTGCTGTCATGGCTTCCGATGTTGCTGTTTATCGGGGTCTGGATCTTCTTCATGCGGCAGATGCAGGGCGGAGGCGTGAAGGCCCTCTCATTCGGCAAGAGTAGGGCGCGCCTGCTGTCCGACAAGCAGAATAAAGTGACTTTTGCCGATGTTGCGGGCGCAGACGAGGCCAAGGAGGAGCTGCGGGAGATTATTGAGTTTCTGAAGGACCCGCCGAAGTTTCAGAAGCTTGGCGGGAGGATCCCTAAGGGTGTATTGCTCATGGGTCCCCCGGGCACGGGTAAGACGCTACTGGCGCGGGCCATCGCCGGCGAGGCCAATGCCCCGTTTTTCAGCATCTCGGGCTCGGACTTCGTGGAGATGTTTGTCGGCGTCGGCGCCTCGCGCGTACGGGATCTCTTTGAACAGGGTAAGAAGCATGCTCCATGTATCATCTTTATGGATGAAATCGATGCCGTGGGCAGGCATCGGGGCGCGGGTCTCGGTGGCGGTCACGACGAGCGGGAGCAGACCTTGAATCAACTTCTGGTCGAGATGGACGGCTTCGAGTCGAACGACGGGGTAATTCTGGTCGCAGCGACCAATCGTCCTGATGTCCTGGACCCGGCGCTGCTCCGACCCGGACGGTTCGATCGCCAGGTCGTGGTGGCGCGACCTGATCTCAAAGGTCGCGAAGGTATCCTGCGCGTCCACACGAAAAAGATTCCTATTGACGCCGATGTGAACCTTACGCTCCTGGCGCGCGGGACCCCCGGTTTTTCCGGAGCGGATTTGGCCAACCTTGTCAATGAGGCAGCCCTGTTGGCCGCCCGGCAAAATAAGAAAACGGTGTGCATGATCGACTTCGAGAATTCCAAAGATAAAGTACTCATGGGCGTAGAGCGGAGGAGTATCGTCATCAGCGAGGAGGAGCGAAAGGTGACCGCCTATCATGAGGCCGGACATACCCTGGTGGCTAAGGTCCTCCCCGGAACCGACCCGATTCATAAGGTCACGATTATCCCGCGCGGCAGAGCGCTCGGCATGACCCAACAGTTGCCAGTCGACGAGAAGCACAACTACGCCAAGGAGTATCTCCTGAACGAGATTGCCATCATGATGGGCGGGCGCGTTGCGGAGGAGCTGGTCATCGGTCAGATTACGACCGGGGCGGGCAATGACATCGAGCGGGCGACTGATCTGGCCCGAAAGATGGTGTGCGAGTGGGGCATGAGCGAGCGGCTTGGCCCTCTTACATTCGGCAAGCGCGAAGAGATGATCTTTTTGGGCCGGGAGATCGCCCAGCATCAGGATTACAGCGAACATACGGCGGTAGAGATCGATCGAGAAGTCAAACAGATCGTCATAACCAACTACGAAAAGGCCAAGACGCTGATCATCGAGCGTATTGGTATTCTGCACGCCCTGGCCAAGGCCCTGCTGGAAACCGAGGCGCTTGACGGCTTTCAGATCGATGCGATCGTGAACGGGGCTGCGGCCCCGGCCCAAGCGCGCGTCTAA
- the tilS gene encoding tRNA lysidine(34) synthetase TilS, whose product MRDALLYRVQETIDRHRMLPVGETVIVAVSGGVDSMTMLHLLLRLRTRYHTSLHVAHLNHNLRGAESADAANFVHSQCDAYQIPVTITAADGRALRERGSGSLQAAARDLRYRFLEQVADQQGAGRIALGHHRDDQAETVLMNLLRGSGIRGLGGIPPVRGRIIRPLIDCSREEIERYARKEGIPYVEDSSNRVLSYSRNRIRLELLPELAKRYNPRVMHSLANAATILEAEDTLLNKMAERELRAGLISRSRQELALSIPFMTTLPTALRWRIIRRSAEELREGRPGLTFRQTLAIDRLLMTNGAQGIIQAPGGLRARRVGDGIVLSVGKGQVKGRILPGPLVVPGLTVIPGSSLSLRSELLEKRAMDHLAPDVWTALLDVDRTGMELRVRSWDEGDRFIPLGMRGRKKLQDFFVDAKVPRDQRDSIPLVVSGGQIAWVVGFRVDDRFRVTDSTRRVLRVRASTTGEHAG is encoded by the coding sequence ATGAGGGACGCACTGCTTTACAGGGTTCAAGAGACGATCGACCGGCATCGGATGCTGCCAGTGGGAGAGACTGTCATTGTCGCCGTTTCGGGCGGCGTCGATTCGATGACGATGCTCCACCTTCTGTTGCGCCTTCGAACCCGCTATCACACCTCACTCCATGTCGCCCATCTGAACCACAACCTCCGAGGGGCTGAGTCGGCTGATGCCGCCAACTTTGTGCACAGCCAATGCGATGCCTATCAGATCCCTGTGACCATTACCGCGGCCGATGGGAGGGCATTGCGGGAACGCGGATCAGGCTCGCTTCAGGCTGCCGCCCGGGATCTGCGTTACCGATTCCTCGAACAAGTGGCGGACCAACAGGGGGCGGGCAGGATCGCTTTGGGTCATCACCGTGACGATCAGGCGGAGACCGTTCTGATGAATCTGCTCCGGGGATCCGGGATAAGGGGGCTCGGAGGGATCCCGCCGGTCAGGGGTCGCATCATTCGTCCGTTGATTGATTGCTCACGGGAGGAGATCGAGCGATACGCGCGGAAGGAGGGGATTCCCTACGTCGAGGACTCCTCGAACCGGGTTCTCTCGTACAGTCGGAATCGGATTCGGCTGGAGCTCCTACCGGAACTGGCGAAGCGGTATAACCCGCGCGTCATGCATTCCCTGGCGAATGCAGCTACGATCCTTGAAGCTGAGGATACGCTGCTGAATAAGATGGCCGAGAGAGAGCTTCGTGCCGGCCTGATCTCGCGATCGCGCCAGGAGTTGGCGCTGTCTATTCCCTTCATGACGACCCTTCCCACCGCTCTGAGATGGCGCATCATCCGGCGATCCGCCGAAGAGCTGCGAGAGGGCCGCCCAGGGTTGACCTTCCGACAGACGTTGGCCATTGATCGACTGTTGATGACAAATGGCGCGCAGGGCATCATTCAAGCGCCGGGCGGGTTGCGCGCCAGAAGAGTGGGTGATGGCATCGTCCTGTCGGTGGGGAAAGGCCAGGTGAAGGGTCGGATTTTACCTGGCCCCCTCGTCGTTCCAGGCCTCACGGTCATTCCGGGATCATCATTGAGCCTTCGAAGCGAACTTCTGGAGAAGCGGGCGATGGACCACCTTGCCCCGGATGTCTGGACCGCTCTCCTTGATGTCGACCGCACCGGAATGGAGTTACGCGTGAGGAGTTGGGATGAGGGTGACAGGTTCATCCCCCTCGGGATGAGGGGCCGGAAAAAGCTCCAGGACTTCTTTGTGGATGCCAAGGTGCCGCGCGATCAACGCGACAGTATCCCGTTGGTGGTTTCAGGTGGGCAGATCGCATGGGTCGTGGGCTTTCGAGTGGATGACCGGTTCAGGGTGACCGATTCAACGCGGCGCGTCCTTCGTGTGCGTGCATCCACTACAGGTGAACATGCAGGGTAA
- a CDS encoding SLBB domain-containing protein: MRQGYILYIGLGILVAGCASTGPSKETLMAMASASQSSESTGNVAVNSKIISTAATDGFVGDYVIGAGDLLVISVLDLSELEKLKVRVGAEGFINLPLVGLVKVRGLTARRLERELADLVGQKFLYNPQVSVFIEEYRSQRVAVLGEVNKPGIYEVNDRRMLTDMLAQAGGLGKEADRVVYVLRKNGGTGTASSSTGDLLKVDLDELLLGLDPSLNVKVSSGDVISVPKSGEFLLGGAVRKPGPYPLKGKLTVDQAIYFGESLKDEADLSNIEVLRFNGPKIEVFHVDLEQLRREGKPAQAIQKNDVVFVGTSGPKAALYGAVDVFKAVVHFGLYPTMTP, translated from the coding sequence ATGAGGCAAGGATATATCCTCTACATCGGCTTGGGTATTCTGGTTGCAGGATGCGCCTCGACAGGTCCCTCCAAAGAAACCCTCATGGCGATGGCTTCCGCCTCACAATCCTCCGAGTCGACAGGTAACGTCGCCGTTAACAGCAAGATCATCAGCACCGCGGCAACCGATGGATTTGTCGGGGATTACGTCATCGGAGCGGGTGATCTCCTCGTCATCTCGGTACTTGATCTGAGCGAGTTGGAGAAGTTGAAGGTCCGAGTCGGGGCAGAGGGATTCATTAATCTCCCGCTGGTGGGTTTGGTCAAAGTCAGAGGACTGACTGCACGCCGACTTGAACGTGAACTCGCCGATCTCGTTGGCCAAAAATTTCTCTACAATCCTCAGGTAAGTGTCTTCATCGAGGAGTACCGAAGTCAGCGCGTGGCCGTTCTGGGAGAGGTCAATAAGCCGGGAATCTACGAGGTGAACGATCGACGGATGCTCACCGATATGCTGGCCCAAGCCGGCGGGCTCGGCAAAGAGGCCGATCGAGTTGTCTACGTCCTGCGAAAAAATGGCGGCACAGGAACCGCCTCGTCGAGCACTGGAGATCTGCTCAAGGTCGACCTTGATGAACTGCTGCTTGGATTGGATCCTTCCTTGAATGTGAAGGTGAGTTCCGGAGACGTGATCAGCGTGCCCAAGTCCGGAGAATTCCTCCTGGGGGGAGCGGTCAGGAAGCCTGGTCCGTATCCGCTGAAAGGGAAGCTGACCGTTGATCAGGCGATCTATTTTGGCGAATCGCTGAAAGACGAGGCTGACTTGAGCAACATCGAGGTCTTACGGTTCAACGGGCCAAAAATTGAAGTGTTTCACGTCGACCTCGAACAGTTGAGACGGGAGGGCAAGCCGGCACAAGCCATTCAGAAAAACGATGTCGTCTTCGTCGGTACAAGCGGTCCCAAGGCCGCCCTGTATGGAGCGGTAGACGTTTTCAAAGCGGTGGTTCACTTTGGATTGTATCCTACAATGACGCCCTGA
- a CDS encoding polysaccharide biosynthesis tyrosine autokinase — MDALVKADGNPPSPREQLLQRYYLQQDEETHLRDYWRIIRKHRWIVLTFFAIIVTTATIYTFSLTPTYQATASLKIDYERPQILSFQEIGSPGHQNYGPEFMGTQQKLLQSRSLAKRVIETLKASGQPILMSQESSGFAQMQSLVMAWITRLLSGRFSKPIETTEPALTEEQLSSRSVDTLLTMLTVEPIRTSNLVKISFTTPSPTLSSLLANTWAKAFIDHSLDMKYNATAQAGEWLSKQLQDVRDKLEQSEAALHEFVKRKQILTIGEKKDIVTTKLADLSETLTKSQGERIAREALYRQSETMRFDSIPAVLENSMISNLKAEYYKRDSEHRQLSETYKPGYSKMVRLRESMDQIKRQIEVEIARIVDAIKQDYEAALKKEQLLQAAVNEQKRLAITLNQELIQYDMLKRDVDTNRQIYAGILERQKQAGISQGLEASNVQIVDTAEAPLVPFGPNRTRNILLSIILGLTVAIGMAFFFDYLDNTVKQPEELERRLGIPSLALIPSLASATPRLGRGRRWRDAGTGDHNGRPIFATVAHSDLHSTLTEAFRTLRTSLLFSSAGSPPKSILFTSAQPAEGKTGLSINTAITLSQLGGSVLLIDSDMRRPSCHSPLELPLKPGLSDYLTGNADLVSIIKQTTVPNLHCIPAGTIPVNPAELLASPRTKDTIDLLSQRFDYIVVDSPPIFAVADALILSTVVKGVILVVHGGRTPREMVQRAFKNLIELNAPVLGAVLNNVDIRGNGYPYYYHYHYSHYYQQTPADEAQVVEDTPIPKA; from the coding sequence ATGGATGCCTTAGTCAAGGCAGACGGGAATCCTCCCAGTCCCCGTGAGCAATTACTGCAGCGCTATTACCTCCAGCAGGACGAAGAGACGCACCTTCGCGATTATTGGCGGATCATCCGGAAGCATCGCTGGATAGTCCTCACCTTCTTCGCCATTATCGTGACTACCGCGACGATTTATACCTTCAGCCTGACCCCCACCTATCAAGCCACTGCCAGTCTCAAGATCGATTATGAACGGCCTCAGATCCTTTCCTTCCAGGAGATCGGGTCTCCTGGACACCAGAACTACGGTCCCGAATTCATGGGTACCCAGCAGAAACTGTTGCAGAGCCGCAGTTTGGCAAAGCGGGTGATCGAGACGCTCAAGGCAAGCGGTCAGCCGATCCTGATGAGCCAAGAATCGTCCGGTTTCGCGCAGATGCAGAGCCTCGTGATGGCCTGGATCACAAGACTGCTCAGTGGCCGTTTCTCGAAGCCAATAGAAACAACGGAGCCTGCCCTTACTGAGGAGCAGTTAAGTTCCCGCAGCGTTGATACCCTGCTGACGATGCTGACGGTAGAACCGATCCGGACATCGAACTTGGTCAAAATCTCCTTCACTACCCCCTCGCCAACTCTCTCTTCCCTCCTGGCTAATACCTGGGCCAAGGCCTTCATCGATCACAGTCTCGACATGAAATACAACGCCACCGCCCAGGCCGGGGAGTGGCTTTCGAAGCAGCTTCAGGATGTGCGGGACAAACTCGAACAATCGGAGGCCGCCCTGCACGAGTTTGTAAAGCGGAAACAGATTCTCACCATCGGGGAGAAGAAAGATATCGTCACGACAAAACTGGCCGATTTGAGTGAGACGCTGACAAAATCCCAGGGGGAACGAATCGCCAGGGAGGCGCTGTATCGCCAGAGTGAAACGATGCGATTCGATTCGATCCCGGCTGTCCTGGAAAACTCCATGATCTCCAACTTGAAAGCCGAGTACTACAAGCGGGATTCCGAGCATCGCCAATTAAGCGAGACCTATAAACCGGGCTACTCCAAGATGGTTCGTCTGCGCGAGAGCATGGACCAGATCAAACGTCAGATCGAGGTGGAGATCGCCCGAATCGTTGACGCCATCAAGCAGGACTACGAGGCTGCCCTCAAGAAGGAGCAACTTCTTCAGGCGGCCGTCAACGAACAGAAGCGGCTGGCCATCACATTGAATCAGGAGCTCATCCAGTACGACATGCTGAAACGCGATGTCGATACGAATCGCCAGATTTATGCCGGTATTCTTGAGCGCCAAAAGCAGGCGGGTATCTCCCAGGGGCTTGAAGCGAGTAACGTCCAGATCGTAGATACTGCCGAGGCCCCGTTGGTTCCGTTCGGCCCAAACAGGACCAGAAACATCTTGCTAAGCATTATCCTGGGGCTGACTGTGGCCATCGGTATGGCTTTTTTCTTTGACTACCTGGACAACACCGTGAAGCAGCCTGAGGAACTCGAGCGCAGGCTTGGCATCCCGAGCCTGGCGCTCATCCCTTCGCTGGCTTCTGCAACCCCTCGGCTGGGGCGTGGCAGGCGCTGGCGAGATGCCGGCACCGGGGATCACAACGGCAGACCGATCTTTGCGACGGTTGCCCACAGCGACCTGCACTCTACACTTACAGAGGCATTTCGGACGCTCCGAACCTCGCTCCTCTTCTCCTCCGCTGGCTCTCCTCCGAAGTCTATCCTGTTCACCAGTGCCCAGCCGGCGGAAGGTAAGACCGGACTGTCCATCAACACAGCCATTACCCTCTCTCAATTGGGGGGCAGTGTGCTCCTCATCGACAGCGACATGCGGCGACCTAGCTGCCATTCTCCTTTGGAGCTTCCCCTCAAGCCTGGCCTCTCGGACTATCTGACCGGCAATGCGGATCTGGTCTCGATTATCAAGCAGACCACAGTGCCGAACCTGCATTGCATCCCCGCAGGAACCATCCCCGTGAATCCCGCGGAGCTGTTGGCATCTCCCAGGACAAAGGACACGATCGATCTCCTCTCCCAACGGTTCGACTACATCGTCGTAGACTCGCCCCCGATCTTCGCAGTGGCCGATGCGCTAATCCTCTCGACAGTGGTCAAGGGCGTGATCCTGGTTGTTCATGGGGGGCGGACGCCACGCGAGATGGTTCAGCGGGCCTTCAAGAACCTCATCGAGCTCAATGCGCCGGTCCTGGGCGCTGTGCTGAATAATGTCGATATCCGAGGCAACGGCTATCCCTACTACTACCACTACCATTACAGCCATTACTACCAGCAGACCCCCGCCGATGAGGCTCAGGTGGTAGAAGATACACCGATACCCAAGGCTTGA